A genomic stretch from Kribbella amoyensis includes:
- a CDS encoding ABC transporter substrate-binding protein yields MRHRQMFAPLTAALAAATLVVTACGPGPAEKAQEGGEVRLQMVESLTNPTRTQLLKKLIADFEAKNDGIKVQLISPPTNQADQKIQQMLQSGKGVDVLEVRDTTVGPFSTNKWIYDMAPDLKGWDGLDALTPNALQVTQQGGKSYMVPYGFYGLSLFYRKDLVQQAGFSGPPKSWTEMVEQAKKINDPSKNRYGYSFRGGLGGGGNAIAVISGYVIDDINKDNAFKLTDGKTIFSSPKAVDALNLYVDLFKNASPPSSVSWGYPEMVQGFTSGTTGFLLQDPEVIATVRESKTIKEDQWGTAPLPVGPTGKAAQPLANAGWGVAQGSEQKEAAVKLVKFLTSGDAAMTFSKENSLVPILKSAAEDPFFKDGPWASYVAMNSSPDTYVVVTQPRGVPWSTEWGNKADADVQKLITGKAQPAEILKSWDEYWTKKWAGN; encoded by the coding sequence GTGCGTCACCGACAGATGTTTGCACCCCTCACCGCCGCGCTGGCTGCGGCCACACTCGTCGTCACCGCCTGTGGCCCCGGCCCGGCCGAGAAGGCGCAGGAAGGCGGCGAGGTCCGGCTGCAGATGGTCGAGAGCCTGACCAACCCGACCCGGACCCAGCTGCTCAAGAAGCTCATCGCCGACTTCGAGGCGAAGAACGACGGCATCAAGGTGCAGCTCATCTCGCCGCCGACGAACCAGGCGGACCAGAAGATCCAGCAGATGCTCCAGTCCGGCAAGGGCGTGGACGTGCTGGAGGTCCGCGACACCACCGTCGGCCCGTTCTCCACGAACAAGTGGATCTACGACATGGCCCCCGACCTGAAGGGCTGGGACGGCCTGGACGCGCTCACCCCGAACGCGTTGCAGGTCACCCAGCAGGGCGGCAAGTCGTACATGGTCCCGTACGGCTTCTACGGGTTGTCGCTGTTCTACCGCAAGGACCTGGTCCAGCAGGCCGGGTTCAGCGGACCGCCGAAGAGCTGGACCGAGATGGTCGAGCAGGCGAAGAAGATCAACGACCCGTCGAAGAACCGGTACGGCTACTCGTTCCGCGGCGGTCTCGGCGGTGGCGGCAACGCGATCGCGGTGATCTCGGGGTACGTGATCGACGACATCAACAAGGACAACGCGTTCAAGCTGACCGACGGCAAGACGATCTTCTCGTCGCCGAAGGCCGTGGACGCGCTGAACCTGTACGTCGACCTGTTCAAGAACGCGTCGCCGCCGTCGTCGGTGAGCTGGGGCTACCCGGAGATGGTGCAGGGCTTCACGTCCGGGACCACCGGGTTCCTGCTGCAGGACCCCGAGGTGATCGCCACGGTCCGCGAGTCCAAGACGATCAAGGAGGACCAGTGGGGTACGGCGCCGTTGCCCGTCGGCCCGACCGGCAAGGCCGCGCAGCCGCTGGCGAACGCGGGCTGGGGGGTCGCGCAGGGCAGTGAGCAGAAGGAGGCCGCGGTCAAGCTGGTCAAGTTCCTCACCTCCGGCGACGCCGCGATGACGTTCTCGAAGGAGAACAGCCTGGTCCCGATCCTCAAGTCGGCCGCCGAGGACCCGTTCTTCAAGGACGGCCCGTGGGCGTCGTACGTCGCGATGAACTCGTCGCCGGACACCTACGTCGTGGTCACCCAGCCGCGCGGCGTGCCGTGGTCGACCGAGTGGGGCAACAAGGCCGACGCCGACGTCCAGAAGCTGATCACCGGGAAGGCCCAGCCGGCCGAGATCCTGAAGAGCTGGGACGAGTACTGGACGAAGAAGTGGGCCGGGAACTGA
- a CDS encoding FadR/GntR family transcriptional regulator — protein sequence MAATDKALAGLRQMIASGELGPGAKFPPEPELCDHLGVSRSSLREAVRSLAALGVIESRHGSGTYVSALDPAEIISRFSLSVELIPLEGVLQLLEVRRVLESHATAAAAARQDPGLEAKLAAILDQLEATTDAGEIQSLDAEFHGAICAAGGNPTVTALTGVIRGRGGHYRIFDPGADFNAIKETSDRGHRAILAAITNRDPAAAATAASAHIAQTELWLRALRPDPQVALPSP from the coding sequence ATGGCAGCCACCGACAAGGCACTGGCCGGCCTGCGACAGATGATCGCGTCCGGGGAACTCGGGCCGGGAGCGAAGTTCCCGCCCGAGCCGGAGCTCTGCGACCACCTCGGCGTGTCCCGCAGCTCACTGCGCGAAGCGGTCCGCTCACTCGCCGCGCTCGGTGTGATCGAATCCCGGCACGGCTCCGGCACGTACGTCTCCGCGCTCGACCCCGCCGAGATCATCAGCCGTTTCTCGCTGTCCGTCGAGCTGATCCCGCTGGAAGGCGTCCTGCAACTGCTCGAGGTCCGCCGCGTCCTCGAATCCCACGCGACCGCGGCCGCCGCCGCCCGCCAGGATCCGGGGCTGGAAGCGAAGCTGGCCGCGATCCTGGACCAGTTGGAAGCGACCACGGACGCGGGCGAGATCCAGTCCCTCGACGCGGAGTTCCACGGCGCGATCTGCGCGGCCGGCGGAAACCCGACCGTGACGGCGCTGACCGGGGTGATCCGCGGCCGCGGCGGGCACTACCGGATCTTCGACCCAGGCGCGGACTTCAACGCGATCAAGGAAACCAGCGACCGCGGCCACCGCGCGATCCTCGCCGCCATCACCAACCGCGACCCGGCAGCGGCCGCAACCGCGGCGTCGGCCCACATAGCCCAAACCGAACTGTGGTTACGCGCCCTACGCCCAGATCCGCAGGTTGCCCTTCCCAGTCCGTGA
- a CDS encoding carbohydrate ABC transporter permease, giving the protein MALTETERPAAGGTPGKGVPRRPVGNRRRFTGRTALVLFLFMLPAIVFVGLFTYYPLLSGIQMAFRNYNLNDLSDTSWVGLDNFRTLVGDEMFRGTVRNSLVWVAGSLIPQFLIGFTMALWLRRRFRFRGAYQALVFFPWAVSGFLIGILFRWMFNGEFGVVNDLLMKTHLIDTPVPWLADAKYAMVAVIVANVWYGVTFFAIMILAALQSVPDELYEASAIDGAGKVRTLFSITIPSIRTTLALTVLLRVIWIFNSPELIFGMTGGGPANETHIVTSYMIQVTQEGDYGRASAMGVMVVFVLLLFAVFYLLAIKPRTPRRKVAR; this is encoded by the coding sequence ATGGCCCTGACCGAGACTGAGCGGCCGGCCGCCGGAGGTACTCCTGGCAAGGGGGTACCGCGGCGGCCGGTCGGCAACCGGCGCAGGTTCACCGGGCGGACCGCGCTCGTGCTGTTCCTGTTCATGCTGCCCGCGATCGTCTTCGTCGGGCTGTTCACCTACTACCCGTTGCTGAGCGGCATCCAGATGGCGTTCCGCAACTACAACCTGAACGACCTGTCGGACACCTCCTGGGTCGGGCTGGACAACTTCCGCACCCTGGTCGGCGACGAGATGTTCCGCGGCACGGTACGGAACTCGCTGGTCTGGGTGGCCGGCTCGCTGATCCCGCAGTTCCTGATCGGGTTCACGATGGCGCTCTGGCTGCGCCGCCGGTTCCGGTTCCGCGGGGCGTACCAGGCGCTGGTGTTCTTCCCGTGGGCGGTGTCGGGGTTCCTGATCGGGATCCTCTTCCGCTGGATGTTCAACGGCGAGTTCGGTGTGGTCAACGACCTGCTGATGAAGACGCACCTGATCGACACCCCGGTGCCGTGGCTGGCGGACGCGAAGTACGCGATGGTCGCGGTGATCGTGGCGAACGTCTGGTACGGCGTCACCTTCTTCGCGATCATGATCCTGGCCGCGCTGCAGTCGGTACCGGACGAGCTGTACGAGGCGTCCGCGATCGACGGCGCCGGCAAGGTGCGGACGCTGTTCAGCATCACGATCCCGTCGATCCGGACCACGCTCGCGCTGACCGTGCTGCTCCGGGTGATCTGGATCTTCAACTCGCCCGAGCTGATCTTCGGGATGACCGGCGGTGGTCCCGCGAACGAGACCCACATCGTCACCTCGTACATGATCCAGGTGACCCAGGAGGGCGACTACGGCCGCGCCTCGGCGATGGGCGTGATGGTGGTCTTCGTGCTGCTGCTGTTCGCGGTGTTCTACCTGCTCGCGATCAAACCCCGTACGCCGCGCCGGAAGGTGGCCCGATGA
- a CDS encoding carbohydrate ABC transporter permease, with the protein MILHETLAGRIAKFTGLGICLLFTVFPLYWILVTSFKDPGSIFAYPLKYWPSQFSLENYRGLFDQSNFGVFIGNSLIVSLVAAALATVVSLLAAYVLARFEFVSKGAVMGAFLVTQMIPGFIALGSLYILMTRMYLVDSRWGLVLVYVAISIPLCTVMLRGFFENVPASLEEAAMVDGCSRLSALFRVLVPVMTPGIAASFIFNFVNCWNELFLSVTLLNSDENKTVPAALNGFISSYNIDWGSMSAAAALSIIPTMILFAFASRYIVEGLTAGAVKE; encoded by the coding sequence ATGATCCTCCACGAGACCCTGGCCGGCCGGATCGCCAAGTTCACCGGGCTCGGGATCTGCCTGCTGTTCACGGTGTTCCCGCTGTACTGGATCCTGGTCACGTCGTTCAAGGACCCGGGGTCGATCTTCGCCTACCCGCTGAAGTACTGGCCGTCGCAGTTCTCGCTGGAGAACTACCGCGGCCTGTTCGACCAGTCGAACTTCGGCGTCTTCATCGGCAACAGCCTGATCGTGTCGCTGGTCGCGGCCGCGCTGGCGACGGTGGTGTCGTTGCTCGCGGCGTACGTGCTGGCGCGGTTCGAGTTCGTCTCCAAGGGCGCGGTGATGGGCGCGTTCCTGGTCACCCAGATGATCCCGGGCTTCATCGCGCTCGGGTCGCTGTACATCCTGATGACCAGGATGTACCTGGTGGACAGCCGCTGGGGCCTGGTCCTGGTGTACGTCGCGATCTCGATCCCGCTCTGCACGGTGATGCTGCGCGGCTTCTTCGAGAACGTGCCCGCCTCGCTCGAGGAGGCCGCGATGGTGGACGGCTGCTCCCGGTTGTCGGCGTTGTTCCGGGTACTGGTGCCGGTGATGACGCCGGGGATCGCGGCGTCGTTCATCTTCAACTTCGTGAACTGCTGGAACGAGCTGTTCCTGTCGGTCACGTTGCTGAACAGCGACGAGAACAAGACCGTGCCGGCCGCGCTGAACGGGTTCATCAGCAGCTACAACATCGACTGGGGCTCGATGTCCGCCGCGGCGGCGCTGTCCATCATCCCCACGATGATCCTGTTCGCTTTCGCCAGCCGGTACATCGTCGAAGGTCTGACCGCGGGCGCCGTCAAGGAGTAG